One window of the Oncorhynchus gorbuscha isolate QuinsamMale2020 ecotype Even-year linkage group LG17, OgorEven_v1.0, whole genome shotgun sequence genome contains the following:
- the LOC124001634 gene encoding zinc finger protein 7-like isoform X4 produces MANCMIFHTQIASIMEVLANAAVADICKLVDDDYAVFRLEITQSQKENRGLRRKLQQLELKMARERAERTARERVLASRHSSVKILDRYRGMARDGGHLTRGHRSFVKQAAHNSADAEAAGPGVKMERSEGEEDPPNSRDIQTGVSHVATEDLTATAPRTQCRITEVSGTPNAVLKSETDTETLTETQRLLHTRSDHRSDPEGLGRLGCPPVPSSDYLLYDNLSSRAVQVNSHRDSGDVLEAGSDLSCSYTTEMDSGNISLGLETQTDLSRGDWNLYSSSAYSEECLDKKGEVIVLDEVTVKVEGDVPLTWNVDETPSGEGHSQGRDFLDYRESLETNPNVTTHSPLHTLRDRDPVSTLMGPSNSHGRRVLFDELLNSNNRSRAQAQGEGATSSSSREKRFLCMFCNKGFSCIQKVEIHQRVHTGEKPFSCTQCHMRFTQAGDLKRHQRVHTGEKPFSCTQCQMRFSHSSSLKRHQRVHTRENPKGTPSVRRVSPTRTS; encoded by the exons atggctaactgtatgATTTTTCACACTCAAATCGCCTCCATCATGGAGGTACTAGCAAATGCAGCCGTGGCAGACatctgtaaactcgtagacgacgactatgcagtgtttcgtttggaaataactcaaagccagaaagaaaacagggGATTGCGGAGAAAACTACAGCAACTGGAACTGAAGATGGCGCGGGAGCGCGCAGAGAGGACAGCGCGGGAGCGCGTCCTCGCTAGTCGTCACAGTAGTGTCAAGATCCTCGACCGATACAGAGGAATGGCAAGAG ATGGAGGACATCTCACTCGAGGCCACAGGAGCTTTGTGAAGCAAGCAGCACATAAT TCTGCAGATGCAGAGGCTGCTGGTCCTGGGGTCAAGATGGAAAggtctgaaggagaggaggacccacCGAacagcagagacatccagactGGAGTGTCCCATGTAGCCACGGAGGACCTCACCGCCACCGCGCCAAGGACCCAATGCAGAATCACGGAGGTCAGTGGAACTCCGAACGCCGTCCTCAAGTCAGAGACGGACACAGAGACTTTAACTGAAACACAAAGACTTTTACACACAAGATCTGACCACAGGTCAGACCCAGAGGGGCTGGGGCGACTGGGCTGTCCTCCTGTTCCCAGCTCAGATTATTTACTTTACGATAACCTGAGCTCGAGGGCGGTTCAAGTTAATTCCCATCGAGACTCGGGTGACGTGTTAGAGGCTGGCAGTGATCTGTCTTGTTCTTACACTACAGAGATGGACTCTGGCAACATATCCTTGGgtttagagacacagactgatctgtctagaggggacTGGAACCTGTACAGCAGTAGTGCATACTCTGAAGAGTGCCTAGATAAGAAAGGGGAGGTTATAGTCTTAGATGAGGTGACTGTAAAAGTGGAGGGTGATGTTCCTCTGACATGGAATGTAGACGAGACTCCCTCAGGAGAAGGACACTCACAAGGCAGAGATTTCTTAGATTATAGGGAAAGCTTAGAGACAAATCCAAATGTCACGACCCACTCCCCTTTACACACACTCAGGGATCGAGACCCAGTGTCCACGTTGATGGGGCCTTCCAATTCACACGGCCGCCGTGTCCTTTTTGATGAGCTATTGAACTCAAACAACAGATCTAGAGCCCAGGCGCAGGGAGAGGGAGCAACATCAAGCAGTAGTAGAGAGAAACGattcctctgcatgttctgtaacaaaggcttcagctgCATCCAGAAGGTGGAaatccaccagagggtccacacaggagagaaacccttcagctgtacaCAGTGTCACATGCGCTTCACGCAGGCTGGTGACTtaaagaggcaccagagggtccacacaggggagaaaccattcagctgtacccagtgtcagATGCGCTTCTCACACTCGTCcagcctgaagaggcaccagagggtccacacaagGGAAAACCCTAAAGGTACCCCCAGTGTAAGAAGAGTTTCACCAACTAGAACAAGCTAA